One part of the Bacteroidota bacterium genome encodes these proteins:
- the smpB gene encoding SsrA-binding protein SmpB → MSVVRRPPTAPQTPTRERKTKPIADNRRARHDYAISEELETGIVLGGTEVKSLRAGKVQLSDGYAQIKADELWLENVHIAPYIHGNRFNLEDKRARKLLAHAREIARLKVKLADKGATLIPLKMYFKGNKAKVLLGLARGKKLYDKREAIKQRDARRDLRSGD, encoded by the coding sequence ATGTCAGTAGTCAGACGCCCCCCGACCGCACCGCAGACTCCAACACGCGAGCGGAAGACGAAGCCCATCGCGGATAACCGGCGTGCCAGGCATGACTATGCGATCTCCGAAGAGTTGGAGACTGGTATTGTGCTGGGGGGGACCGAAGTGAAGTCGTTGCGCGCCGGCAAAGTGCAGCTCTCTGATGGCTACGCCCAGATCAAAGCAGACGAATTGTGGCTGGAAAATGTCCACATCGCGCCCTACATCCACGGCAACCGGTTCAATCTCGAAGATAAGCGAGCCCGGAAGCTACTGGCGCATGCAAGGGAGATTGCCCGATTGAAGGTCAAACTTGCCGATAAAGGAGCAACGCTTATTCCGCTCAAAATGTATTTCAAAGGGAACAAAGCGAAGGTATTACTCGGACTCGCTCGTGGTAAAAAACTCTACGATAAACGTGAAGCGATTAAACAGCGCGATGCGCGCCGCGATCTGCGTTCTGGCGACTAG